In the Leptospira neocaledonica genome, TTTAAGGCTGATCACTAAACATTCCCTGCTTTATACGGAAATGGTAACAACCGGAGCCATTCTTAGAGGTGACAAACATAGGTTCTTACGTTTTTCTAAACAAGAATCTCCGCTTTCTTTGCAGCTAGGCGGTGACAATCCTTCTCAACTTGCCGAATGTGCAAAAATAGGAGAAGAATACGGATACTCAGAGATTAATCTGAATGTAGGTTGTCCAAGCGATAAGGTCCAAGAGGGAAATTTCGGAGCCTGTTTGATGAAGGACCCGAACCGTGTAGCGGATTGTATTTCCGAAATGGATTCTAAAACTTCTATTCCTGTCACGGTAAAATGTCGTATCGGCGTTCGGGGAAAAGAAACATTAGAAGATTTGCATGAGTTTGTAAGATCTGTAAGTACCGCAGGTGCGAGAAGAATCACAATACATGCAAGAATTGCAATATTAGAGGGGCTTAGCCCCGCTCAAAATAGAACCGTTCCTCCATTACGTTATGAGGATGTGTATTCTATTAAAAAAAGATTTCCGAATCTTATCATAGAATTGAACGGAGGCGTTAAATCTATTTCGGACATACACTCTCACTTAAACAAGGTGGATGGGGTTATGATCGGAAGAGCAGCTTACGAAAATCCTTTTTTATTCTCAGATGTGGATTCTGAATTTTTTGGAGCAGAACCTTTAAACTTGAGTCGCAGGGAAATCTTCGAGGCCATGCAGGAATATGTTTCTTTTCAAACGGCAGAAGGCGAAAAGCCGAGTAGAATTTTAAGGCATTTACTCGGAGCATTTCATGAGATCAGAGGCGCCCGATCTTATCGTAGAATTCTCACGGAAAAAATGTATTCTAACCCAGGTCCTAGATTACTTTTAGAATCCTTAGCTTCCATCCCCGATGAATATCTGGATCGTAAATTAGGAAATCCAAAAATTGACAAAGAGATCGCGCGTCCGGTGGTTTCAGCATAGGATACTCGTCTAACTACTGCATAATATTTTGCGGAGAAACTTTTGGATAAGATTCGAACCATAGATTGCGGATACGTAGAACCAGGGCTTGCCTGCGCTTATCTGATTGTGGACGGGGACAGAGCCATATTCGTAGAGAATAACACAAATTATGCGGTCCCACTTCTATTAGATGTATTGAAGGAAGAAGGGCTTACTCCTGAATCAGTGGATTACATTATCATCACTCATGTTCATTTGGATCATGCAGGAGGAACAGGAAAACTAATCTCTCTTTGTCCAAATGCAACTGTAATTGCTCATCCCAAAGCAGCTCCTCATGTAATAGATCCGACTCGTTTGATTAAAAGTTCCATCCAGGTATATGGAGAAGAAAATTATTATAAGTTGTATGGTGAAATTCTTCCTGTGCCAAAAGATCGTGTTCGAACCATGAGCGACGGAGAAGAATTATCCTGGCAGAAAAGAATATTCAAGTTTTTGCATACAAGAGGGCATGCGAACCATCATTTTTGCATTTATGATTCATTGACAAACGGGATCTTCACTGGAGATACCTTCGGAATAGGTTATACATTATTTAGAAAGGGAAAGGATTCTTTACTATTTCCTTCCACAACACCGACTGATTTTGATCCGGAAGAAGCGATATTTTCTGTGGACAAGATACTTGCTACGGGAGCAGACAAAGCTTATCTCACACATTTCGGAGTTTGGGAGGATATACATTCAGGAGCTTCTCAAATGAAAGAAGGTCTTAACGTTATGAAAAACGTTCTGATTTCTGCGGAAAAGACAGGTTTGGAAGGAGAATCCTTAGTCGCTTTTTGTGAACGTAGAGTCCGTTCTTATTTGGAAGATCAAATCCGTATCCGACATCTTCCTTTTGGAGAAAAAGAGGAAAAATTTATAGGTTTCGACTCCCAGATCAACGCACAAGGGATTGCGTTTAAGATAGAGAGATCTAGAAAGAATAGGAAATAATTTCCCATCCCTTAAGTATCTATTTATAGTTCTTCGATAAATTAGAGAGGAAAACCATATAGTCTAGTACTACTTAGGCGAAGTTTTTCATTTGCTTTCCCCGTTTCTAATTTTTTGAATATACATGTGGGCATATCTCCGGATGGATTCGAAAAGAAAAGAAATCTAGTATTGTTTCTCTGTGCCTTCTTCCTTTTAATCTCTTGTTCTACAAAAACTTCCGAAAAAGTTCCTGTACTTTATAAAGGAAGTATAGATATGAGCACCGTTAGTCCTTGGGGAGAAGTTTATCCTCTCAAAGGGGACTGGGAATTCAGTTGGGGAAATTTATATTCACCTAATACAGGTTATGTGGAGAGCGGGCAATACTTTCCAGTTCCGGGAATTTGGAGGGATTATTCTCCTGAATTTACCTGGCAAGGGCATGGTTCTTATAGATTAAAGATTCATAAAACTCCGGAACAAAAAAATTTAGGGATCTATGTGCCCAGAATTCCGGGAATATATTCCGTGTACTTCGGAAAAAGAATGATCTTTGCCAATGGAATCAATGGAACAAGCAGATCGGATACCGAATTTTTGGCACATCCAAATGCGCAGATCTACCTATTGGATTCCTTGGATACAGAACTGATCGTAAATGTTTCAAATTACAGAGGGAATTTCCTAAAAGGTGGAATCCGAAATCCATTCCTGATCGGGGATCTGGACTCTTTAAAATCTAAAGCGGTCCGGGAATTGATTTGGGAAACACTTTTAATTGCCATTATTTTTTCAGTAGGTTTGTATCACCTGATCTTCTTCGCATCTTATCGAAAAGATTTGGTACCGTTATTCTTCGCATTATTTTGTTTTTTAGTAGCTTTCTATTCTTTCGTAACTTCCGGACTTCAGTATCTTCTTACACCTGAGCTAAGCTTGGATCTTCGGATCAGAATGGAATATTTTTGTGAGGCTTGTCTTGTCCCCTCTGTTTACATGATCCTGAAAACAATGTATCCGAAACAATTCGGAGCCAGGTGGATGATGATACTGATGGGCACAATGCTTATCTTCATCTTATCCGTTTTTGTATTGGGAGAAGAAGAACTCATATATCTGTATTCCTTCTTCATGCATGTTCCTCCTTTTTACACTTTGGTTCTATTGGCAGCATTGGGATACGCTTGGTGGCAGAAAGAAGATAGGGCAAGAACCGTATTTCTTTCCGGGATCATACTTGCTGTCTCCATGGTGAATGATGTTGTCTGGGGACTATACGAAGTTTATTTTCTGATCCCTTATAGTTTCCCGGCGGCACTTGTGGGATTTATCGCATTCAATTCTTATATTATATCATTAAGATTTACTAAAGATTTGGAGAAGGCGGAGACATTCGCTGAATTACAATCTAAGTACAATGAACAACTCAGATTGAACGCTGAGGAAAAAGCAAAGTTTGCAACTTTAGTGGATCAATCCGTGGATAAAGGATTTCATTCTCTCATCAATCAATTGGAGTCGAAGGAAAGTTCGGACAAATCACTTTCTAAACTCAAAAACGAACTCAACCAAACTCTTTCAGGTGTCCGGGATATTTTGGACTTGATGCATCATCAGGGTGGAAAAGAGGAATTGGTAGAAGAGGAGATGAGAAAGTTTATTCTGAAAAATCCGTTATTCTCTCATTCAGAGATCCAAAAGGTCTCTCAGTTTTTGAGAATAGACGAGTGCCTTCAGGTGCAAAGGATCTTCTCGGATGCATTAAAAATAGGGGGGAGAAGGTCCGGTGAATCTAAAATTTTCTGGGGCAAAGAAGGAGACTCCATATTACTTAGGGTACAGACAACTGGAGCTCCAGAGACCAAAGAAGAACTTTCCTCCATTCTAGAAGCCGACCTGAAACTGAGAGCCGAAAAGTTAGGAGCAAGATTTTTCCTGCTAAGCGAGCCCGGAAAATTCGAATTCGAACTTAGATTACATCCTTAAGTCAATTTTTTGGCAGAGAAATCGGATTCTTCTGAAAAAGAGTTGTCCCTAATTCTCCTCGCGAAATCCTACACACAATTAGAATGATTCTAATCTGTGGTGATGAAAAATGAAGAAAACACAAATACTGTACTTGGGACTAATTTTGGTCCTGGTCTCGGCATGTGGTCCATCCGAGAAAACAAAACAGCTCATGCAAGACGCGAAGATTTCTTTCGGGATCCTTCCGGAAAAAATGCCAGGTTCCGAAAAGGATACTCCGGCTAAGATTGCTTTAGGCGAAAAACTCTATTTCGAAAAACGTCTTTCTATCAACGATTCACAGTCCTGTAGTTCCTGCCACGGAACCTTAGGAACGACCGCGGGAGTGGATAATCTTCCTACTTCTCCAGGCGCTCTTGGGAAAAATGGAGATCGAAATTCTCCTACTTCTTTGAATGCAGGTTTCCATTTCGTTCAATTCTGGGATGGAAGAGCGGCTGACCTAAAGGCTCAGGCAAAAGGTCCGATCTTAAATCCAGTGGAAATGGCAATGCCTTCGGAAGCCGCAGTGGAGAAAAAACTCTCTGAAATTTCTGAATACGTAGACTTGTTCGCGAAAGCATTCCCAGACCAGGATAAAAAGATCACTTATGACAATTTGGCAGAAGCGATCGCTGCATTCGAAAGAACCCTGATTACCAGAGACCGTTTTGATGAGTTTCAGGCCGGAAATCATAGGGCCTTGACTTCTGAGGAGCAAAAGGGACTGGAAACCTTCCTGAGCGTAGGATGTATCCAATGCCATAACGGGCCTCTTTTAGGCGGAAATAGTTTCCGCAAGTTAGGGCAGCAAAACCCTTATGAAAATACGACCGATGTTGGAAGATCTGCTGTGAGTAAGAACGATGCTGAAAAGTATTTCTTCAAAGTTCCGTCTCTTAGAAATATAGCCTTAACCGCTCCTTATTTCCACGATGGAAAGGTGGCCACCCTGCCGGAAGCGGTGAAAAAAATGGCATATTTGCAGCTTGGAAAAGAGCTTTCCTCGGAAGAGGTAGATTCGATAGTATCTTTCTTGAAGGCATTATCGGATAAAAATCGGTCTAATTAATTAGATCTAAGATCAACGAACTTACAGAATTGAAACCTATTCAGACCGGCTCCGCAAGGAGACGGTTTTTTTTTGCCTTTGGAGACACGGAAGGTTTTGAAATGAATCTCTCGCCTTGCCGCCGTAATGGTATTTGATCTTACAAAAAAAAGACTAACGTGACTTTTTCCTATCTTTAGTTTCCGGAACTACTCTGTTAGCAGGTTGGGTTTCTTCTGGTGGGTTGGTCTTTAAGAATTCCTTTAACTTTCCTAAGCGTTCTTCTTTGATAACAAATGAAAAGGGAGAAGATCCGGAATACATACGTAATGTAACGGATTGGGATTCTGAAATCAGTGCTTCCTGTTCCTTTGTAAGTTGAAGGACGCCCTTCAACTGTTTGCTTGTGTTTACTCCGCTATAGCTTACTTCCTTCCCCGTTGCCATATCCGTTCTAGTACCGTGATATGATTCGGATTTGAGACTTGAATAAAGACCTTCGAACTTAACGTTGAATGTTTTCTCTGAGATTTTTAAGAAACCGTTTGGTTCCAAATCATAACTTTTTTCGGGAGTTGACACTATGAATCGAATGATTGTTGGCGGTTGCACTTTGGGATCGAAAAATTCCCGACTATACATAAGGGTTAACAGGTATGTGCGGCCATCTTCAATATTACCAAATGACTGTTCTAATTCTATAATATATCCGTTCTTAAATTCATCCTTTGTGATTTCGACTCTTCCCGGCGATACACAATTTGATAAAATTACAAAAGAGAGTAGTGACAAACTTACAAATGTGTTATAACGTAGGTTCATATTCCATCCAATTTAATATTTGTTTTACGTCATAGGAAATCGAACGTGTAGATCAAGAGAATATTATAACGGAAAAACGATCTGTCCCTTGGCAAGAAGAAAATTCAGTCCAAATCAATATGTGATCAGATATTCCGAACAGGTGCTTCATTCGGAGAATTCGCGACCTGTCTGTTTTTAGTACGCCCTCAGTCCGATTGCAACTGAGGGTTTTAAATTTAGAATTATCTTTCCAGAATTTGTCTGTACTTTCTGTGAGTCTCACCTGTAAAGATCTGACGAGGACGGACCTTATGAGATGCATTCACTCCGATCCTTTGCTCTCTCCAGTGTGCTAACCAACCGGGAAGTTTACCTATCGCCTGCATTGCAGTGAAAAGTTCTTTAGGAATTCCTAAACTATGAAATAGGATCGCGCTATAAAATTCTAGATTAGGGTAAAGATTTTTTTCTAAATAGAAAGAATCTTTACTTACGAAGTCGTCCACTTGCAGAGCGATTTCT is a window encoding:
- a CDS encoding cytochrome-c peroxidase, encoding MKKTQILYLGLILVLVSACGPSEKTKQLMQDAKISFGILPEKMPGSEKDTPAKIALGEKLYFEKRLSINDSQSCSSCHGTLGTTAGVDNLPTSPGALGKNGDRNSPTSLNAGFHFVQFWDGRAADLKAQAKGPILNPVEMAMPSEAAVEKKLSEISEYVDLFAKAFPDQDKKITYDNLAEAIAAFERTLITRDRFDEFQAGNHRALTSEEQKGLETFLSVGCIQCHNGPLLGGNSFRKLGQQNPYENTTDVGRSAVSKNDAEKYFFKVPSLRNIALTAPYFHDGKVATLPEAVKKMAYLQLGKELSSEEVDSIVSFLKALSDKNRSN
- a CDS encoding MBL fold metallo-hydrolase yields the protein MDKIRTIDCGYVEPGLACAYLIVDGDRAIFVENNTNYAVPLLLDVLKEEGLTPESVDYIIITHVHLDHAGGTGKLISLCPNATVIAHPKAAPHVIDPTRLIKSSIQVYGEENYYKLYGEILPVPKDRVRTMSDGEELSWQKRIFKFLHTRGHANHHFCIYDSLTNGIFTGDTFGIGYTLFRKGKDSLLFPSTTPTDFDPEEAIFSVDKILATGADKAYLTHFGVWEDIHSGASQMKEGLNVMKNVLISAEKTGLEGESLVAFCERRVRSYLEDQIRIRHLPFGEKEEKFIGFDSQINAQGIAFKIERSRKNRK
- a CDS encoding 7TM-DISM domain-containing protein; the encoded protein is MSTVSPWGEVYPLKGDWEFSWGNLYSPNTGYVESGQYFPVPGIWRDYSPEFTWQGHGSYRLKIHKTPEQKNLGIYVPRIPGIYSVYFGKRMIFANGINGTSRSDTEFLAHPNAQIYLLDSLDTELIVNVSNYRGNFLKGGIRNPFLIGDLDSLKSKAVRELIWETLLIAIIFSVGLYHLIFFASYRKDLVPLFFALFCFLVAFYSFVTSGLQYLLTPELSLDLRIRMEYFCEACLVPSVYMILKTMYPKQFGARWMMILMGTMLIFILSVFVLGEEELIYLYSFFMHVPPFYTLVLLAALGYAWWQKEDRARTVFLSGIILAVSMVNDVVWGLYEVYFLIPYSFPAALVGFIAFNSYIISLRFTKDLEKAETFAELQSKYNEQLRLNAEEKAKFATLVDQSVDKGFHSLINQLESKESSDKSLSKLKNELNQTLSGVRDILDLMHHQGGKEELVEEEMRKFILKNPLFSHSEIQKVSQFLRIDECLQVQRIFSDALKIGGRRSGESKIFWGKEGDSILLRVQTTGAPETKEELSSILEADLKLRAEKLGARFFLLSEPGKFEFELRLHP
- the dusA gene encoding tRNA dihydrouridine(20/20a) synthase DusA; translation: MSFEKKQPIQYPVSVAPMMDWTDRHFRFFLRLITKHSLLYTEMVTTGAILRGDKHRFLRFSKQESPLSLQLGGDNPSQLAECAKIGEEYGYSEINLNVGCPSDKVQEGNFGACLMKDPNRVADCISEMDSKTSIPVTVKCRIGVRGKETLEDLHEFVRSVSTAGARRITIHARIAILEGLSPAQNRTVPPLRYEDVYSIKKRFPNLIIELNGGVKSISDIHSHLNKVDGVMIGRAAYENPFLFSDVDSEFFGAEPLNLSRREIFEAMQEYVSFQTAEGEKPSRILRHLLGAFHEIRGARSYRRILTEKMYSNPGPRLLLESLASIPDEYLDRKLGNPKIDKEIARPVVSA